The Vicia villosa cultivar HV-30 ecotype Madison, WI linkage group LG1, Vvil1.0, whole genome shotgun sequence genome includes a region encoding these proteins:
- the LOC131643702 gene encoding FHA domain-containing protein PS1 — protein sequence MADSDENPNQQENSIIPVLTVFKNKSIIKNICIVLNNNDDTDHIILIGRHPTCNIVLTHPSISRFHLQIRFTPSSKSISLLDISSVHGTWVSGRKLEHGVSVELKGGDSFRLGVSSRVYLLRFVSQFDANALKNIGSLCFDDDEIKSQLETFDDENDSVRTETSCCDGEDELGESQICYLSPPYVQSVDKAENREQIIEACPEVEATGETNLLCTWKECFKHTLCNPVVEANKLHQQSSAEKKSIDPEASLNEIVSAAVDVKPKESDFDGAFKDSDKIEDVLTTRANIFNSEDMPDSESHQTNTDGEVSVESLSDGEGYSLNEIVKNMDPSSSDENGVAAVNVKPREHKIEFFFEENASIDNILTSVASLFVSENRSSLVEEANPVTNLQQNKIVEEVNVDSLSDGEKENKCDKVLQAYQNFKPCDEECNSLDETVEDTGKSYQTESLNPSVAQEADLDITYKENQAPQSLVAVAGCFDLESHESCVEDLAERSSTFACDKAMSAPQNQTRKSRLLNTPNVDTKFVTSNLRDISVINKPMRTDLFSVLDEEEMFTPNKENLEDSKSSKSQISKNLLKASPNFYSAERSTSSNKENLTPREAQQWQSGRKPLECHDTAGLRKKRMERTPLKSLMNSGGNHNSANSSPFYSPFSAAKENLTPIEAQQWQSEKKPLDCHDTAGLSKKRVERTPLQSLMSSGRNHNSANSSSFYSPFSAAKEIPLQSLGSSGGNFISANSSSFSSPFSAAKSILGVTARTSNSRHISDKQSEPSPINEERKRSWDMVVDTASLLNKESRKALQLLQGLKGTRLIIPQSVIRELGSLKQHIGVFRRIPEATLALEWIEECLGKTKWWIHILDCVFPIVEEHILDCALQYRKKDDAGQLVLLSDDINLKIKSMAKGLPCETAEQFRRSLVNPFSERFMWANSSPRGLTWSCQDDVVLREKYCCFPSKAGLKLLVT from the exons ATGGCTGATTCagatgaaaaccctaatcaaCAAGAAAACTCCATAATTCCAGTGTTAACAGTTTTCAAGAACAAATCCATCATCAAGAACATCTGCATCGTTCTCAACAACAACGATGACACCGATCACATCATTCTCATCGGTCGACACCCAACCTGCAACATTGTTCTCACTCACCCTAGCATCAGCcgcttccaccttcagattcgcTTCACTCCCTCTTCCAAATCCATTTCCCTCCTCGATATATCTTCTG TGCACGGAACGTGGGTGAGTGGTAGAAAGCTCGAGCATGGCGTGAGTGTTGAGTTGAAGGGAGGTGATAGCTTTCGACTTGGGGTTTCCAGTAGGGTTTACCTTCTTCGCTTTGTCTCCCAATTTGATGCAAATGCATTAAAG AACATTGGTTCTttatgttttgatgatgatgaaattaaGAGTCAGTTAGAAACATTTGATGATGAGAATGACTCCGTTAGAACTGAGACATCATGTTGTGATGGTGAAGATGAACTGGGTGAATCTCAAATCTGTTATCTGTCTCCACCTTATGTACAATCAGTGGATAAAGCAGAAAATAGAGAACAAATAATTGAAGCTTGTCCCGAAGTAGAGGCGACAGGAGAGACTAATTTGCTTTGCACATGGAAGGAATGTTTTAAACACACCTTATGTAATCCAGTTGTGGAAGCAAACAAATTGCACCaacaatcttctgcagaaaagaAGTCGATTGACCCTGAAGCATCACTTAATGAAATAGTTAGTGCTGCAGTGGATGTGAAACCTAAGGAATCTGATTTTGATGGTGCATTCAAAGATAGTGACAAGATTGAAGATGTTTTAACTACAAGAGCAAACATCTTCAATTCTGAGGACATGCCTGATTCTGAATCTCATCAGACCAATACTGATGGGGAGGTTTCCGTTGAATCACTCTCTGATGGGGAAGGGTACTCACTGAATGAAATAGTTAAAAATATGGACCCTTCATCGTCTGATGAAAATGGTGTTGCTGCTGTGAATGTAAAACCTAGAGAACACAAAATAGAATTCTTCTTTGAAGAAAATGCCAGTATTGACAATATTTTAACTAGTGTAGCTAGTCTTTTCGTTTCTGAAAACAGGTCTTCACTAGTTGAGGAAGCAAATCCTGTAACCAATCTTCAACAAAACAAGATTGTTGAAGAAGTTAATGTTGATTCACTATCTGATGGAGAAAAGGAAAATAAGTGTGACAAAGTGTTGCAGGCATACCAGAATTTTAAACCTTGTGATGAAGAATGTAATTCACTGGATGAAACAGTTGAAGATACTGGGAAATCCTATCAAACAGAGTCACTTAATCCTTCAGTAGCTCAGGAGGCTGATTTAGATATTACATACAAAGAGAATCAAGCCCCACAATCTCTCGTTGCTGTGGCTGGATGCTTTGATTTGGAAAGCCATGAAAGCTGTGTAGAAGACTTAGCAGAGAGAAGTTCAACCTTTGCTTGTGATAAGGCTATGAGTGCGCCTCAGAATCAAACCAGGAAGAGCAGATTGTTGAACACACCTAATGTTGACACTAAATTTGTAACGAGTAATTTGAGGGATATCAGTGTCATAAATAAACCAATGCGAACGGATCTCTTCTCTGTCTTGGATGAAGAGGAAATGTTCACTCCAAATAAGGAAAACCTAGAAGATAGTAAAAGTTCCAAGTCACAGATATCAAAGAATTTGTTGAAGGCTAGTCCCAACTTCTATTCCGCTGAAAGAAGTACCTCTTCAAATAAAGAGAACCTGACTCCAAGAGAAGCCCAACAATGGCAGTCAGGGAGAAAGCCTCTTGAGTGTCATGATACTGCGGGGTTAAGAAAAAAGAGAATGGAGCGGACACCCTTAAAGTCACTGATGAATTCTGGAGGCAATCACAATTCGGCAAACTCAAGTCCTTTTTATAGTCCTTTTTCTGCTGCAAAAGAAAACCTGACTCCAATAGAAGCCCAACAATGGCAGTCAGAGAAAAAGCCTCTTGATTGTCATGATACTGCGGGATTAAGTAAAAAGAGAGTGGAGCGGACACCCTTACAGTCATTAATGAGTTCTGGACGCAATCACAACTCGGCAAACTCAAGTTCTTTTTATAGTCCTTTTTCTGCTGCAAAAGAGATACCCTTACAGTCACTAGGGAGTTCGGGAGGCAATTTCATTTCAGCAAACTCAAGTTCTTTTAGTAGTCCATTTTCTGCTGCAAAATCCATTCTTGGGGTCACTGCGAGAACCAGTAATTCGAGACATATTTCAGACAAGCAAAGTGAACCTTCT CCTATTAATGAAGAACGAAAGAGAAGCTGGGATATGGTTGTAGACACTGCTTCACTTCTGAACAAAGAGTCAAGAAAGGCTTTGCAGCTTCTACAAGGTCTCAAGGGGACTCGCTTAATCATTCCACAATCAG TCATAAGAGAATTGGGCAGCTTGAAGCAACATATCGGAGTTTTTAGAAGGATTCCAGAGGCTACTTTGGCCTTGGAATGGATTGAAGAATGCTTAGGAAAGACAAAGTGGTGGATTCACATCCTTGACTGTGTTTTTCCTATTGTTGAAGAACATATCCTTGACTGTGCTCTTCAATATAGAAAAAAAGATGATGCTGGACAACTTGTCCTTCTTAGTGATGATATCAACTTGAAAATCAAATCCATGGCAAAG GGACTGCCATGTGAGACAGCGGAGCAATTTCGTCGGAGTTTAGTGAACCCTTTCTCTGAGAGGTTTATGTGGGCTAACAGCTCTCCTAGGGGACTGACTTGGTCTTGCCAAGATGATGTGGTTTTAAGGGAGAAATATTGCTGTTTCCCATCAAAGGCTGGTCTGAAGCTGCTTGTCACTTAA